In Argiope bruennichi chromosome X1, qqArgBrue1.1, whole genome shotgun sequence, a single window of DNA contains:
- the LOC129958645 gene encoding NADH dehydrogenase [ubiquinone] 1 alpha subcomplex subunit 2-like: protein MTSKAIKLGSYLKEIRIHLCQKSNESSGIREFIRKHYVPIKKLNPTFPILIRECEGIEPRIYARYDFGKETSISLSNNKSDEVLEVLRKLTNASS, encoded by the exons ATGACCTCTAAAGCTATAAAATTGGGTTCATACTTGAAGGAAATTCGCATACACTTATGTCAAAAATCAAACGAAAGTTCAGGAAtaag agaatttATTCGCAAGCATTATGTACCAATCAAGAAGCTAAATCCAACATTTCCTATTTTAATTCGTGAATGTGAAGGCATTGAACCTCGAATATATGCCAGATATG attttggTAAAGAAACTAGCATATCTCTCAGCAACAACAAAAGTGATGAAGTATTAGAAGtgttaagaaaattaacaaatgCATCATCATGA